The Rhododendron vialii isolate Sample 1 chromosome 8a, ASM3025357v1 genome has a window encoding:
- the LOC131298581 gene encoding uncharacterized protein LOC131298581 has translation MESSIVLLCKYGSKTLVVSVRRDFCFDNVVRSLVKKWPNLETSSFQLLYAVGGHDNCVLDNDADFVNMFALAGAYGVSCIDVVVEVLSSCADHNNRSIVVESVECRRSFEVGQSSTMHEVEKDPLERFCQHHETVRLSAGWAKLITHVGQEFRGGVKEFRDCLAMYAIEVGFVYKFLKNDKTRVTAECSKKHTESGCQWFIYATIERSNSFFCIREFEKNHSCVGVFASSKNPRMSSKLVAKQIREEVRTKTNYAPIEAVTFFEKYYGSKISYHHAWFGVEKAGDELYGDYALSFDLLRWYAEVAKEKNPGSVIDVEYCDKTNCFRRIFVAFDACIKGFNYCRPLLALDGTFLKGRYIGTLFGAIGKDGDQGLFLVAFGIADSETDENWLWFLRKLSTILSSRPITFITDRHSGLLKGIPEVFPNGYHAYCLQHLKCNLRDKFKGKSSNGFRDRVVELFSYCAYAPSISDYEEAFKELCNVGGPKAKNFVESLPLDKWANAYFEGRRYGDMCSNPAESFNKWILEARHLPILNAIDTIRVKLMEQMCDWRQQSWKWNGIVCPEMDKKLVTSFNKGRLWTVAKASEDVFEVFSLPTVVVDVQRRTCTCCRWQLNGFPCVHAVTAIQKVGLQVSNYIDPFYTVEAFRLSYESMINPIPTLGAPEVTKENRVVLPPKTRRPRGRPKVQKIRSKGEKVRQIRCGRCGKLGNHNRKRCKEPIE, from the exons ATGGAATCTTCTATTGTTCTTCTGTGCAAATATGGTTCAAAAACTCTTGTCGTATCAGTTAGAAGAGATTTCTGCTTTGACAATGTTGTCCGTAGTCTGGTTAAGAAGTGGCCAAATTTGGAAACCTCTAGTTTTCAACTTTTGTATGCTGTAGGTGGACATGACAATTGCGTTCTAGATAATGATGCTGATTTTGTAAATATGTTCGCATTGGCTGGTGCGTATGGGGTTAGTTGCATTGATGTAGTTGTTGAAGTGCTTTCTTCTTGTGCTGATCATAATAATCGAAGTATTGTTGTTGAAAGTGTTGAATGTCGAAGAAGTTTTGAAGTTGGTCAAAGTAGTACTATGCATGAAGTAGAAAAAGATCCACTTGAGAGGTTTTGTCAGCACCACGAGACTGTCCGTCTTTCTGCTGGTTGGGCTAAGTTGATTACTCATGTTGGCCAAGAGTTTAGAGGCGGAGTAAAAGAATTTAGGGATTGTCTGGCAATGTATGCTATTGAAGTCGGATTTGTATATAAGTTTTTGAAGAATGACAAGACTAGAGTAACGGCGGaatgttcaaaaaaacataCAGAATCTGGTTGTCAATGGTTTATTTATGCAACCATTGAGAGATCTAACAGTTTCTTTTGTATTAGGGAGTTTGAGAAGAATCACAGTTGTGTTGGTGTTTTTGCTAGTTCGAAGAATCCTCGGATGAGTTCAAAGTTGGTTGCTAAACAGATTAGGGAGGAAGTTCGAACTAAGACAAACTATGCACCAATAGAAGCAGTGACATTTTTTGAGAAGTATTATGGGAGTAAAATCAGTTATCACCATGCTTGGTTTGGGGTTGAGAAGGCAGGTGATGAGCTGTATGGAGATTATGCATTGTCTTTTGACCTACTAAGGTGGTATGCTGAGGTAGCGAAGGAGAAAAACCCAGGAAGTGTTATTGATGTTGAGTATTGTGACAAAACTAATTGTTTTAGAAGGATTTTTGTAGCATTTGATGCGTGTATCAAAGGCTTCAATTACTGCCGTCCTTTGTTAGCGCTTGATGGGACTTTTTTGAAGGGGAGGTACATTGGAACCCTTTTCGGAGCTATAGGAAAAGATGGCGATCAAG gaCTGTTTCTAGTGGCTTTTGGCATTGCTGATTCTGAAACTGACGAGAATtggctttggtttttgagaaagTTGTCAACAATTCTGTCATCTCGTCCAATAACATTCATAACAGATCGTCATTCTGGGCTTTTGAAAGGTATTCCAGAGGTTTTTCCCAATGGATATCATGCGTATTGTTTGCAGCATCTGAAGTGTAATTTGAGGGACAAGTTTAAGGGAAAATCGTCTAATGGTTTTAGGGACAGAGTAGTCGAGTTGTTTTCTTATTGTGCATATGCACCATCGATTTCTGATTATGAGGAAGCTTTTAAAGAACTGTGCAATGTTGGTGGTCCAAAAGCTAAGAATTTTGTTGAATCGTTGCCACTTGACAAGTGGGcaaatgcatattttgaagGTAGAAGATATGGGGACATGTGTTCAAATCCAGCTGAGTCTTTCAACAAATGGATTTTGGAAGCCCGTCATTTGCCAATTTTGAATGCAATTGACACGATAAGGGTTAAACTGATGGAGCAAATGTGTGATTGGAGGCAACAGTCATGGAAGTGGAATGGCATCGTGTGTCCTGAAATGGATAAGAAATTAGTCACAAGTTTCAACAAAGGTCGGTTGTGGACTGTGGCAAAGGCAAGTGAAGATGTTTTTGAAGTGTTCTCCCTTCCGACGGTTGTAGTTGATGTTCAGAGACGGACGTGCACATGTTGTCGATGGCAGTTGAACGGTTTTCCTTGTGTGCATGCAGTGACGGCTATTCAAAAGGTTGGCCTCCAAGTTTCAAACTACATAGATCCTTTTTACACCGTTGAAGCTTTCCGATTGTCGTATGAGAGTATGATAAATCCTATTCCCACTCTCGGAGCTCCAGAAGTGACAAAAGAGAACCGTGTAGTTCTTCCTCCTAAGACAAGAAGGCCGCGGGGTAGACCTAAGGTTCAAAAAATTCGATCAAAGGGGGAGAAGGTGAGACAAATAAGGTGTGGGAGGTGTGGAAAGTTGGGAAACCACAATAGGAAGAGATGTAAAGAGCCAATTGAGTGA
- the LOC131298579 gene encoding uncharacterized protein LOC131298579 produces the protein MVKTKNSNKELVLVVDTMKPLQVILPPDRMRMKKTPRKKKAVQSPKKIAEKDEVKQPASRKRTRTIEDEAEKDEVKQPASRKRTRTIEDEEDEVKQSPTKRMTRSVTQQERDSHKMDKKEKKNDKKKGLSPVKQKKNDNKEKDKKKNIQEEEVEDEDEEKEEEEEEQVHKPTKKEANQKTRCSPKTRGKKQKQVAKRTAVKTQKKKGKKKVKKEVKEEVKPKPKQIQYRSSFQSFVKLLKDIKFTTLQKEKIRKTQFANLIFALVDESLTEAYLRKSDLHALSLIRRYEGSGGRFNLGTKSVKITAQEFALVFGIPYGPNRIKPTTKPRMPETRFANEICVRGGRIMTNSSLKEYFQKAVKTKDEESANDVARVLTLYLISTVFLPSTASRVS, from the exons ATGGTGAAAACAAAGAACTCTAATAAAGAATTGGTACTTGTAGTAGATACTATGAAACCATTGCAAGTTATTTTGCCTCCAGATAGGATGAGAATGAAGAAGACACCACGGAAAAAAAAAGCAGTACAGAGTCCAAAAAAGATAgcagaaaaagatgaagttaaaCAGCCTGCCTCTCgaaagagaacaagaacaatagaagatgaagcagaaaaagatgaagttaaaCAGCCTGCCTCTCGAAAGAGAACAAGAACtatagaagatgaagaagatgaagttaaacAGAGTCCAACAAAGCGAATGACAAGATCTGTCACACAACAAGAGAGAGATTCTCATAAAATGgacaagaaagagaagaagaatgacAAGAAAAAGGGACTTAGCCCTGTTAAACAGAAGAAAAACGACAATAaagagaaggacaaaaagaagaatatacaagaagaagaagtagaggaTGAGGAcgaggaaaaggaagaagaagaagaagaacaagttcACAAGCCAACGAAAAAGGAAGCCAATCAAAAAACTAG GTGTAGTCCAAAGACGCGTGGTAAGAAACAGAAGCAAGTGGCAAAAAGGACAGCAGTGAAGAcgcaaaagaaaaaggggaagaaaaaggtCAAGAAAGAGGTCAAGGAAGAGGTTAAACCTAAGCCTAAACAAATTCAGTACAG GTcgagttttcaaagttttgtgAAACTCTTGAAGGACATAAAGTTCACAACGCTCCAGAaagagaagataagaaaaacGCAATTTGCTAATCTTATATTTGCTCTGGTTGATGAGAGCTTGACTGAGGCGTACCTGAGGAAAAGCGACCTGCATGCTCTTTCGCTGATAAGACGATATGAGGGATCGGGAGGGAGGTTCAACCTAGGAACTAAATCAGTCAAGATAACAGCACAAGAGTTTGCACTTGTATTCGGCATCCCGTATGGGCCCAACCGAATtaaaccaacaacaaaaccGAGGATGCCAGAAACAAGGTTTGCTAATGAAATCTGTGTTCGAGGAGGTAGGATAATGACGAATTCAAGTCTGAAAGAATACTTTCAAAAAGCTGTGAAGACAAAGGATGAAGAAAGTGCAAACGACGTAGCACGTGTGCTAACACTGTATCTTATCTCGACAGTGTTTCTCCCAAGCACAGCTTCAAGGGTGAGCTGA
- the LOC131298580 gene encoding uncharacterized protein LOC131298580, which yields METPASTGGCISGLLYWFCEHVKLVSQGDPTNFPRFVKWRLTDLSVGLANNPLDVLDPLIVNDSKLEATELEKEMLGFVEVPEDDHVKPEDGDDPDHDDANTELQKENEILREKIKRLTEENEQKDATIAQLQKRISELQDETYEETVAELNFEVETAHVERDFFVKEVEHKEVEICSMLVENDIIAEKLERAEGTIDDIETHIITQQFKTSESVEEEEKEEEKEEECGPEHQMVPDEEVERTTIEAFTGVLAENSPKPTKKKRKQVDPSSLVQNVKNETRIEKREDGFVYEDLKKVKKNKQEEMDDVIPKWKVEKTKLSKWLEEEDKVLLNLFYDLNQGQVNEEVWTDNETTYTITFKSIIKLLDELDMGNEVIDGYTSILKREQEVKQLMQGNSAFFTSTCWTLITMANQSPKKFLLDSKLEQLYNELHDRSLDYFRYLVFPMNSSGNKTNKNSPYHWTLLVYDMQEQEWKHYNSLKPRKKEKSGDPYLKDAAIVKDAVEKFMKQLKERRSSQPQFNLLTPIESIFKDGAQLRTVQEAPQQNIASVDCGPVVYYVIKKIAELEEIPQKIEKEDVSAFRVHLVHKILHDEPRSWTKETWQDKKLAHDFTSDQ from the exons ATGGAAACACCGGCATCAACCGGGGGCTGCATATCAGGGCTTCTG TATTGGTTCTGTGAGCACGTGAAATTGGTAAGCCAAGGAGATCCAACAAACTTCCCGAGGTTCGTCAAGTGGAGGCTTACCGACCTTAGTGTTGGTTTGGCAAATAACCCGTTggatgttcttgatccgttAATCGTGAACGACTCAAAGTTGGAGGCAACGGAATTGGAGAAAGAGATGCTCGGATTTGTTGAGGTGCCGGAAGATGATCATGTGAAGCCAGAAGATGGTGATGACCCAGACCATGATGATGCAAATACAGagcttcaaaaagaaaatgaaatcctccgagaaaaaatcaaaag GTTGACCGAGGAGAATGAGCAAAAAGATGCTACAATTGCCCAGCTTCAGAAAAGAATTTCGGAGCTTCAAGACGAGACATATGAGGAAACAGTTGCTGAACTCAATTTTGAAGTGGAGACTGCTCATGTTGAGAGGgatttttttgtgaaagagGTTGAGCATAAAGAAGTTGAGATCTGCAGCATGCTCGTAGAGAACGACATTATAGCTGAAAAGCTAGAAAGAGCAGAGGGAACCATTGACGACATAGAGACACATATTATTACCCAACAATTCAAG acAAGTGAAAgtgtggaagaagaagaaaaagaagaagaaaaagaagaagaatgtggtCCTGAGCATCAAATGGTACCGGATGAAGAAGTGGAAAGGACAACTATTGAAGCTTTCACGGGTGTACTAGCTGAAAACAGTCCAAAACCAaccaagaaaaagaggaaacagGTGGACCCTTCATCTCTTGTACAGAACGTGAAAAATGAGACAAGAATAGAGAAGAGGGAGGATGGTTTCGTCTATGAAGACCTAAAGAAGGTAAAGAAGAATAAACAGGAGGAGATGGATGATGTGATACCaaaatggaaagttgaaaaaacaaaattgagtaAATGGctggaagaagaagacaaagtgTTGCTGAATCTGTTTTATGACCTAAACCAGGGGCAAGTGAA TGAAGAAGTCTGGACAGACAACGAAACAACTTATACCATAACTTTCAAATCAATAATAAAGCTTTTGGATGAACTAGACATGGGGAACGAGGTAATAGACGGGTACACATCAATACTGAAAAGGGAGCAGGAAGTTAAACAACTGATGCAAGGAAACAGTGCGTTCTTCACATCCACCTGCTGG ACACTTATCACAATGGCAAACCAGTCCCCCAAAAAGTTTCTCCTTGATAGCAAACTTGAACAACTCTACAACGAATTACATGACAGGAGCTTAGATTACTTTCGGTACCTTGTTTTCCCGATGAACTCTTCAGGAAATAAGACGAACAAAAACAGTCCATATCATTGGACTCTGCTTGTTTATGATATGCAAGAGCAGGAATGGAAGCATTATAATTCATTGAAACcaagaaagaaggagaaatCAGGCGACCCTTACCTTAAAGATGCTGCAATAGTG aaagatgcTGTTGAGAAATTCATGAAGCAATTGAAAGAAAGAAGGAGTAGTCAGCCACAATTCAACTTGCTAACTCCCATAGAGTCAATCTTTAAAGATGGTGCTCAACTAAGAACAGTGCAAGAAGCACCACAACAGAATATTGCTTC GGTTGATTGTGGACCTGTTGTTTATTATGTCATCAAAAAGATTGCAGAGCTTGAAGAAATACCAcaaaagattgaaaaagaagatgTTTCAGCTTTTAGAGTGCATTTGGTCCACAAGATTTTACATGATGAGCCAAGATCATGGACGAAAGAAACGTGGCAAGACAAAAAACTAGCTCACGATTTTACTTCTGATCAGTAG